One Streptomyces coeruleorubidus DNA segment encodes these proteins:
- a CDS encoding alpha-2,8-polysialyltransferase family protein, translated as MPGTTQIFCASTLYGVATLAAAIDSDLFEEPDRRVLLVFNNSANPETTPALDEMPGFAPLREHFDDVLSWNDAIRPFHPGAWTPRSDDIPLFERYLRMLWGLGDDRVRLVLESIQVAPALTVAQLFTDAPIDVYADGLMSYGPTRNKLDPLVGTRVRRLLHLDLVPGLTPMLLTEFEVPARLVPSPAFLKVLGEVTETVPELPDLPGDAALLLGQYLSALNILSPEEEEDLHVRMMRGAVARGHRTVVFKPHPTAPARYSRALETEAEKLGVDLTVLDTPVLAEVLFDRARPALVVGCFSTALFTASVFYELPVARIGTELLLERLTPYQNSNRVPTTLADALLPDLDGGKDGDLLPAELLSDLVTAVGFTMQPQIYPDLRPQAEAFLSRHLGPRTRRYFKKRRLTSLGLPGGIPQRLAFLPRNSTARRVVRRARALRKAVRR; from the coding sequence ATGCCCGGGACCACACAGATCTTCTGCGCCTCGACGCTGTACGGCGTCGCCACCCTGGCCGCCGCGATCGACTCCGACCTCTTCGAGGAGCCGGACCGCCGGGTGCTGCTGGTGTTCAACAACTCCGCGAACCCGGAGACCACCCCGGCCCTCGACGAGATGCCGGGCTTCGCTCCGCTGCGCGAGCACTTCGACGACGTGCTGTCCTGGAACGACGCCATCCGCCCGTTCCACCCCGGGGCCTGGACGCCGCGCTCCGACGACATCCCGCTCTTCGAGCGCTATCTGCGGATGCTGTGGGGCCTCGGCGACGACCGGGTGAGACTGGTCCTGGAGTCCATCCAGGTCGCGCCCGCGCTCACGGTGGCGCAGTTGTTCACCGACGCCCCCATCGACGTCTACGCCGACGGGCTGATGAGCTACGGCCCCACGCGCAACAAGCTCGACCCGCTGGTCGGCACGCGCGTGCGGCGGCTGCTGCACCTCGATCTGGTGCCGGGGCTCACGCCGATGCTGCTGACCGAGTTCGAGGTGCCGGCGCGGCTGGTGCCGTCGCCCGCGTTCCTCAAGGTGCTGGGCGAGGTCACCGAGACCGTGCCCGAGCTGCCCGACCTGCCGGGCGACGCGGCACTGCTGCTCGGCCAGTACCTGTCGGCGCTGAACATCCTCTCCCCCGAGGAGGAAGAGGACCTGCACGTGCGGATGATGCGGGGCGCGGTCGCCCGCGGCCACCGCACGGTCGTCTTCAAACCGCACCCGACCGCACCGGCCCGCTACAGCCGCGCCCTGGAGACCGAGGCCGAGAAGCTCGGCGTGGACCTCACCGTGCTGGACACGCCCGTGCTCGCCGAGGTGCTGTTCGACCGGGCCCGGCCCGCATTGGTCGTCGGCTGCTTCTCCACAGCGCTGTTCACGGCCTCGGTGTTCTACGAGCTGCCGGTCGCGCGCATCGGCACCGAGCTGCTGCTGGAGCGGCTGACGCCGTACCAGAACAGCAACCGGGTCCCCACCACCCTGGCGGACGCGCTGCTGCCCGACCTCGACGGCGGCAAGGACGGCGACCTGCTGCCGGCCGAGCTGCTGTCCGACCTGGTGACCGCCGTCGGGTTCACCATGCAGCCGCAGATCTATCCGGACCTGCGCCCGCAGGCGGAGGCGTTCCTCTCCCGCCATCTCGGTCCGCGCACCCGGCGCTACTTCAAGAAGCGCCGTCTCACCTCGCTCGGACTGCCCGGCGGTATTCCGCAGCGGCTGGCGTTCCTGCCCCGCAATTCCACGGCGCGCCGGGTGGTGCGGCGGGCGCGGGCGCTGCGCAAGGCGGTGCGCCGCTGA
- a CDS encoding glycosyltransferase family 2 protein, whose protein sequence is MPKLSVIVPFYNVQQYAPDTLRSLRLNADRDFEFILVDDHSKDETPAILERATEDLSDVAQVRYIRHEKNGGLATARNTGLDAAQGEYLTFLDGDDWLAPGYLAELVSALDELGCDFIRTDHVQATARARSVSRVPVGRRWEAFDPRDAILPSHRSTSVDYAYAWAGAYHRRLLERGVLHFTDGLRTAEDRPWIWKLHREAESFAVVSLLGVFYRRGVASSLTQIGDVRQLDFIRAFDQVIEETAADREADRLLPKAVRTYCAIIAHHLSNEDRFEPAVARQLRSMSAAAIKRMPQDALGDALEAMDMDRSSKLRRLRRRVTPAGAAV, encoded by the coding sequence GTGCCTAAGCTTTCCGTGATCGTGCCGTTCTACAACGTGCAGCAATACGCCCCGGACACCCTCAGAAGCCTTCGGTTGAACGCCGACCGCGATTTCGAGTTCATCCTGGTCGACGACCATTCGAAGGACGAAACGCCCGCCATTCTCGAACGGGCGACCGAGGACCTTTCGGATGTCGCGCAAGTGCGTTACATCCGACACGAGAAGAACGGGGGGCTCGCCACCGCCCGCAACACCGGCCTGGACGCGGCGCAGGGCGAGTACCTGACGTTCCTGGACGGCGATGACTGGCTGGCCCCCGGCTACCTCGCCGAACTGGTGTCCGCCCTGGACGAGTTGGGCTGCGACTTCATCCGCACCGACCATGTGCAGGCCACCGCGCGCGCCCGTTCCGTCTCCCGGGTCCCGGTCGGCCGGCGCTGGGAGGCCTTCGACCCGCGGGACGCGATCCTCCCCTCCCACCGCTCGACCTCGGTGGACTACGCCTACGCCTGGGCCGGCGCCTACCACCGCCGCCTCCTCGAGAGGGGCGTGCTCCACTTCACCGACGGGCTGCGCACGGCCGAGGACCGGCCGTGGATCTGGAAGCTGCACCGCGAGGCGGAGTCGTTCGCCGTGGTGAGCCTGCTGGGCGTGTTCTACCGGCGCGGGGTCGCCTCGTCCCTGACCCAGATCGGGGATGTCCGCCAGCTCGACTTCATCCGCGCCTTCGACCAGGTGATCGAGGAGACGGCCGCCGACCGTGAGGCCGACCGGCTGCTGCCGAAGGCGGTACGGACGTACTGCGCGATCATCGCGCACCACCTTTCCAATGAAGACAGGTTCGAACCGGCCGTGGCGAGGCAGCTGCGGTCGATGAGCGCGGCGGCCATCAAGCGCATGCCGCAGGACGCGCTCGGTGACGCACTGGAGGCCATGGACATGGACCGCTCGTCCAAGCTGCGGCGGCTGCGGCGCAGGGTCACGCCGGCGGGAGCGGCCGTCTGA
- a CDS encoding DUF6716 putative glycosyltransferase produces MPASTPKRPRIAVLADSDTRWKWGALTAHRIAPGQSMETGPREGAQVGPALDGFLLRGRATPTPRQLEEVGVRADSLREVTAVEFLRTMADQSYDVLVLSLVGGGVQAMLHGLRRVWENRTSRPVVVTGYVGVVYEKLADGLLLRHGADLVLANSRQDADRFRAVYEGVGADASSVTEVALPFLGGAPYEGERDPYTVVFAAQPSVPESRKDRTYLLNRLVQHARKHPEREVLLKLRSKPGEHTTHIEELPYQKLVQRLDPPANFRLVYGNMGEVLDRTDLLVTVSSTAALESLHRRIPTVVLTDLGIRESLGNHHFVGSGCLASWDQLDAGHRPAPDEEWVARQGVVADGSYESAFDAARERIAKLLDRPGGLPPLTPYYTPATAPGYLPGILARHHLGPDGTPLPGAPAADKEPGPVRQVVRRAARGAYRHGVQRVAPVIRRMGEL; encoded by the coding sequence GTGCCAGCAAGTACACCGAAGCGCCCGCGAATCGCCGTCCTCGCGGACTCCGACACCCGCTGGAAATGGGGTGCGCTCACCGCGCACCGCATCGCCCCGGGACAGTCCATGGAAACCGGACCGCGCGAAGGCGCGCAAGTCGGCCCCGCCCTCGACGGATTCCTGCTGCGCGGCCGGGCCACGCCCACGCCGCGCCAGCTGGAGGAAGTGGGCGTGCGCGCCGACTCGCTGCGGGAGGTCACCGCCGTCGAGTTCCTGCGCACCATGGCCGACCAGTCCTACGACGTCCTGGTCCTCTCCCTCGTCGGCGGCGGTGTGCAGGCGATGCTGCACGGCCTGCGGCGCGTCTGGGAGAACCGGACTTCGCGGCCCGTCGTCGTCACCGGCTACGTCGGTGTCGTCTACGAGAAGCTCGCCGACGGCCTGCTGCTGCGGCACGGCGCGGACCTCGTCCTCGCCAACTCCCGTCAGGACGCGGACCGTTTCCGGGCCGTGTACGAGGGAGTGGGAGCCGACGCCTCGTCGGTGACCGAGGTGGCGCTGCCGTTCCTCGGCGGCGCGCCGTACGAAGGTGAGCGCGACCCTTACACGGTCGTCTTCGCCGCCCAGCCCTCGGTCCCCGAGAGCCGCAAGGACCGTACGTACCTGCTGAACCGGCTGGTCCAGCACGCCCGCAAGCACCCCGAGCGCGAGGTGCTGCTGAAGCTGCGGTCCAAGCCGGGCGAACACACCACCCACATCGAGGAGTTGCCGTACCAGAAGCTGGTGCAGCGCCTCGATCCGCCCGCCAACTTCCGCCTGGTGTACGGCAACATGGGCGAGGTCCTCGACCGCACCGACCTGCTCGTGACGGTCAGCTCCACGGCCGCCCTGGAGTCGCTGCACCGCCGTATCCCGACCGTCGTGCTGACCGACCTCGGCATCCGCGAGTCGCTCGGCAACCACCACTTCGTGGGCTCCGGCTGCCTCGCCTCCTGGGACCAGCTCGACGCCGGGCACCGGCCGGCGCCCGACGAGGAGTGGGTGGCCCGGCAGGGTGTGGTGGCGGACGGTTCCTACGAATCCGCCTTCGACGCGGCGCGCGAACGCATCGCCAAGCTGCTCGACCGGCCGGGCGGCCTGCCGCCGCTGACCCCGTACTACACACCCGCCACCGCGCCCGGCTATCTGCCCGGGATCCTCGCCCGCCACCACCTCGGCCCGGACGGCACCCCGCTGCCCGGCGCGCCGGCCGCCGACAAGGAGCCCGGCCCGGTCCGGCAGGTCGTGCGCCGGGCGGCGCGCGGCGCCTACCGGCACGGCGTGCAGCGCGTGGCGCCCGTCATCCGGCGGATGGGGGAGCTGTGA
- a CDS encoding N-acylneuraminate cytidylyltransferase: MSQPEASRGASVRRVLAVIPARGGSKGVPAKNLLPVGGVPLVARAVRECRAARLVTDVVVSTDDQAIAAAAREAGAEVVLRPAAIAGDTATSEAAVLHAMDAHEALHGAVVDVVLLVQCTSPFIAREDVDGVAAAIVENGADTALTVAPFHGFVWRDAEDEVAAGTVAEADAAVGGGYGVNHDKSFRPRRQDRPQDLLETGAAYAMEAVGFRKHQHRFFGRTELVRTDAARVLEVDDPHDLARARALAPLFDADRPGALPTAADIDAVVLDFDGTQTDDRVLVDSDGREFVSVHRGDGLGIAALRRSGLKMLILSTEQNPVVAARARKLKLPVLHGIDRKDLALKQWCEEQGIAPERVLYVGNDVNDLPCFALVGWPVAVASAHDVVRGAARAVTTVPGGDGAIREIASWILGPSLDSLTK, translated from the coding sequence ATGTCCCAACCGGAAGCGAGCCGAGGCGCCTCGGTGCGCCGCGTGCTCGCGGTGATCCCCGCGCGCGGCGGCTCCAAGGGCGTGCCCGCGAAGAACCTCCTCCCCGTCGGCGGCGTCCCGCTGGTGGCGCGGGCGGTGCGCGAGTGCCGCGCCGCCCGGCTCGTGACGGACGTCGTGGTCTCCACCGACGACCAGGCCATCGCGGCCGCCGCCCGCGAGGCCGGCGCCGAGGTCGTGCTGCGGCCCGCCGCCATCGCCGGCGACACGGCCACCTCCGAGGCCGCCGTCCTGCACGCCATGGACGCGCACGAGGCCCTGCACGGCGCCGTCGTGGACGTGGTGCTGCTGGTGCAGTGCACCAGCCCGTTCATCGCCCGCGAGGACGTGGACGGAGTCGCCGCGGCCATCGTCGAGAACGGCGCCGACACGGCCCTCACCGTGGCCCCGTTCCACGGCTTCGTCTGGCGCGACGCCGAGGACGAGGTCGCGGCCGGCACCGTCGCGGAGGCCGACGCGGCCGTCGGCGGCGGCTACGGCGTCAACCACGACAAGTCCTTCCGCCCCCGCCGCCAGGACCGCCCCCAGGACCTGCTGGAGACCGGCGCCGCCTACGCCATGGAGGCGGTCGGCTTCCGCAAGCACCAGCACCGCTTCTTCGGCCGGACCGAACTGGTCCGCACCGACGCCGCGCGCGTGCTGGAGGTCGACGACCCGCACGACCTCGCCCGCGCCCGGGCCCTCGCGCCGCTCTTCGACGCGGACCGCCCCGGCGCCCTGCCGACCGCCGCCGACATCGACGCGGTCGTACTCGACTTCGACGGCACCCAGACCGACGACCGGGTGCTGGTCGACTCCGACGGACGGGAGTTCGTCTCCGTGCACCGCGGGGACGGACTCGGCATCGCGGCCCTCCGCAGGAGCGGCCTGAAGATGCTGATCCTGTCCACGGAACAGAACCCTGTGGTCGCCGCCCGGGCCCGGAAGCTCAAGCTCCCGGTGCTGCACGGCATCGACCGCAAGGACCTCGCGCTGAAGCAGTGGTGCGAGGAGCAGGGCATCGCGCCGGAGCGCGTGCTCTACGTCGGCAACGACGTCAATGACCTCCCGTGCTTCGCCCTCGTGGGCTGGCCCGTGGCGGTCGCGAGCGCCCACGACGTCGTGCGCGGCGCCGCACGCGCGGTCACCACCGTCCCCGGTGGCGACGGCGCGATCCGAGAGATCGCCAGCTGGATCCTCGGCCCCTCTCTCGATTCCCTCACCAAGTAA
- a CDS encoding N-acetylneuraminate synthase family protein — protein MSTNSRIRQFGSREVGPGKPVYVCGEIGINHNGELENAFKLIDAAAEAGCDAVKFQKRTPEICTPRDQWDIERDTPWGRMTYIDYRHRVEFGEDEYRQIDEYCKTKNIDWFASPWDTEAVAFLEKFDVPAHKVASASLTDDELLRALRATGRAVILSTGMSTPKQIRHAVEVLGSDNILMCHATSTYPAKAEELNLRVINTLEREYPNVPIGYSGHETGLQTTLAAVALGAVFVERHITLDRAMWGSDQAASVEPQGLTRLVRDIRTIEASLGDGVKKVYESELAPMKKLRRVAGVVAEAEIADAAGEPVGV, from the coding sequence ATGAGCACCAACTCCCGTATCCGTCAGTTCGGTTCGCGCGAGGTCGGCCCGGGCAAGCCCGTCTACGTCTGCGGCGAGATCGGCATCAACCACAACGGCGAGCTCGAGAACGCCTTCAAGCTGATCGACGCGGCCGCCGAGGCCGGCTGTGACGCGGTCAAGTTCCAGAAGCGCACCCCGGAGATCTGCACCCCGCGCGACCAGTGGGACATCGAGCGCGACACGCCCTGGGGCCGGATGACGTACATCGACTACCGCCACCGCGTGGAGTTCGGTGAGGACGAGTACCGCCAGATCGACGAGTACTGCAAGACCAAGAACATCGACTGGTTCGCCTCCCCGTGGGACACCGAGGCCGTCGCCTTCCTGGAGAAGTTCGACGTCCCCGCCCACAAGGTGGCGTCCGCCTCCCTCACCGACGACGAGCTGCTGCGCGCCCTGCGCGCCACCGGCCGCGCGGTGATCCTCTCCACCGGCATGTCGACCCCGAAGCAGATCCGCCACGCGGTCGAGGTCCTCGGCTCCGACAACATCCTGATGTGCCACGCCACGTCGACCTACCCGGCGAAGGCCGAGGAGCTGAACCTCCGCGTCATCAACACCCTGGAGCGGGAGTACCCGAACGTCCCGATCGGCTACTCCGGCCACGAGACGGGCCTGCAGACCACGCTGGCCGCGGTCGCGCTGGGCGCGGTGTTCGTCGAGCGTCACATCACCCTCGACCGCGCCATGTGGGGCTCGGACCAGGCCGCCTCCGTGGAGCCGCAGGGCCTCACCCGCCTCGTCCGCGACATCCGCACCATCGAGGCCTCCCTGGGCGACGGCGTGAAGAAGGTCTACGAGTCCGAGCTGGCCCCGATGAAGAAGCTGCGCCGCGTGGCCGGTGTGGTCGCCGAGGCGGAGATCGCCGACGCGGCGGGCGAGCCGGTAGGCGTCTGA
- a CDS encoding class I SAM-dependent DNA methyltransferase: MRADSPEFVQSTQASYDAIAEDYAAGFPDSLVGRPLERALLSAFVDLVRAPGAAPVQPPVADIGSGPGHVAARLHDLGLPVFGVDVSPRMVALARRAHPRLRFHVGSMTALDLPDETLGGIVALYSIIHVPDDHLPSVFAGFHRVLVPGAPVLLGFQSGAEDGRAHLTERFGQEISLDYYWRTPETVAAHLTKAGLELHARVLREPEGEEQRPRAFLLARKPASADA; the protein is encoded by the coding sequence GTGCGCGCCGACAGCCCCGAGTTCGTCCAGTCCACCCAGGCCTCGTACGACGCCATCGCCGAGGACTACGCCGCCGGGTTCCCGGACAGTCTCGTCGGGAGACCGCTGGAGCGGGCGCTCCTCTCGGCCTTCGTCGACCTGGTGCGGGCCCCCGGGGCGGCGCCGGTGCAGCCGCCGGTCGCCGACATCGGCAGCGGGCCCGGACACGTGGCGGCCCGGCTGCACGACCTGGGGCTGCCGGTGTTCGGGGTGGACGTCTCACCCCGCATGGTGGCCCTGGCCCGCCGGGCGCACCCTCGGCTGCGGTTCCACGTCGGTTCGATGACGGCCCTGGACCTGCCGGACGAGACGCTCGGCGGCATCGTCGCGCTGTACTCGATCATCCATGTGCCGGACGACCATCTGCCCTCGGTCTTCGCCGGGTTCCACCGCGTCCTGGTGCCGGGCGCGCCCGTGCTGCTCGGATTCCAGTCCGGTGCCGAGGACGGCCGTGCGCACCTCACCGAGCGCTTCGGGCAGGAGATCTCGCTCGACTACTACTGGCGCACCCCGGAGACCGTCGCGGCGCACCTCACAAAGGCCGGCCTGGAACTCCACGCCCGTGTGCTGCGGGAGCCCGAGGGCGAGGAGCAGCGTCCTCGGGCGTTCCTGCTGGCACGCAAGCCGGCGTCCGCCGACGCGTGA